The nucleotide sequence TGATAtaaggaaaaatgattgtcgGCTATACGAACTATACGCCAACATATAACCGCAAAtgtaaacaatataaatgtcttatTAACTACACAAACTATTGTTATAGAtacatgcataaacaaacatgagTGGTTAACATCAATCAATAATGGTTAATACCGGATTCCggcaaacaaaacatcaaaatttGATGAATATGGTGTTGTATTCATAACTCAAGTTTGTTTATGCATATCCTTATATAATGACAATATTTCATGTAATTAataagacatttatattgtttgcgTGTGTGGTCATGTGTTTGCTTACTTCGTGTAGctggcaatcatttttccaTGATTTAACACACTTATAAATTCAACATAGTTCATTTGTACATGTATGAAAAAGCCGATTTTCTAAAGAGAGGTGAAGACAAATTTTTGATCACATATGTAAATGTTGCTTTAACCCCTAACAAAGCTTATAAAAAGCCATGCTCGTTTTTCAAGTAGCTGAATGAACGACTGcgacaaaaaaaagtagacaAGAACAGTTCATACTGATGTGAAGAAGAGTCACTGCACTGTTCAGAAGAGCTGCCACAACGGTCGCTAGAAAATCCGGCAACTCCTCTCGCTCCCCTGCAAGATTTTTTCTCCCTCTCAGAGACACGTCTGCGTCTTTCTCTTACTTTTTCCGTCTtcgttttgctttttaattactgttatCACTGCCGTTTTAAGCTGTCGCAGTCTTATTCAGCGACTTAAAAACGAACAGGGCCAGAGTTACTTAATTTTTGATCTTAAATTTTGAATGTAGTTGGgcaaattaaataaagaatactacaataaattcaTAATTCTTCTTGGGCCTTTTAAGTCCTAAACCCTCACAAGAACTAGGGATATAAAGTTCTGAATTCGAAATACTAATGTCCTGATTCGTAAGTAAAACAAATCTCTAAAATTTCACAAAGAAGAGACATAATAAGCTAAGGTATTTAGTATGACAAAATCACAACTGGCCTTATAAGGATCTCTTCTAAAAGATCCTATGACACAGAAATTTCAAGGAGAAACAAGTTCTTGAGAATCAAGAACACGGTAAAGTGATTTACCTGTAATGACGAAAAACTCCGCAATTGTTAATATTATCCAACAAGGCCCTTCATCCCGCTAAGAAATCGTCATATTGGTCATCATCGCTATCGATATGATGAGCAGCAGAAGAATTAGCATGCAACCTCATGCGTTTGATGAGGAAAACATTGTAGTAGTAATTGATGAGATCCTTCTCACTCTTTTTTGGGAATGCATTGTAAGCAAACTCCCAAAACCCATCGCTACTTGACAAaggattctttttcaaaagaGCATCGAACCTTTGCTCTTCTTTGGCCGTCCACGAGCCAGCTTCTTCACCCATTTCATCAAATTTCCACGTATCAAAAGCACGGTTAATCTCCTTTTTCAAAAGCTCTCGTGCTTCTTTAGTGTGTCGTTTTATGCAACTGATCGTCATCGGATTAGTACAAGAACATGAGTCGGGTCTTCCTTCTCCGACTTTTTTGTAGTGAACTGTCTTCTTTAGGCTGTATGTGGGCCAAACGCCAGTTCCAAGCCATCTTAGAGTATCGGAATCACCGGGACTACCATAAAATTTGCCCTTCTTGGTAGGGGCAACCCAAACCGGAATTTCAGCTTGAAACCTCGGACCAATAGGGATAACTGGTCTTGTTTTGGACCCTTGAGTTACATCTTTGGGAGTCTTTTTGCTAACACCTTTAGGGTTTGGTGGGTTTGAATCACCAGCAGATTGTTGTGAGGATTGAAACCCCGGACCAATTGGGATAACTGGTCTTGTTTTGTTGGACCCGTGGGTGGGTGTCTTTTTGCTAACATCTTTAGGGTTTGGTGGGTTTGAATCATCAGCAGATGGTCGTGAAGAAACACGGCGATGTGAGGATTGGACAGGGATAACTGGTCTTACTTTGTTGGACCCGTGGGTTACATCTTTGGGAGTCTTTTTGCTAACATCTTTAGGGTTCGGTGGGTTTGAATCACCAGCAGATTGTCGTGAGGAAACACGGACATGTGAGGATTGGACAGGGATAACTGGTCTTATTTTGTTGGACCCTTGGGTTACATCTTTGGAAGTCTTTTTGCTAACATCTTTAGGGTTTGGTGGGTTTGAATCATCAGCAGATTGTCGTGAAGAAACAGGGAGATGTGAGGAATGGACAGAAGACTTCGGTTTTTTGCTTGTCTTCTCAAAATTTGAAAAGCTACTATCCTCTGAAGAATCTCCAGGAGCTGTAGAGACTGCATCATCACTCCAACGCTGTTCCCGAGTCCTTTTGTTCTGGCAAGATATAGATATACCCGTCAGAGCCACCGAGACAATGTGGTTCGGCTGGTAAACAGAGGACTCTTTCGCATTGGCATGCGAACAAGGAGTTACCAATTTTTTTGTGAACCAAATTTATTTGACACTCTAGCGAGCTGCCCCAACTCGACTTAAATAAAGTGAATAAAATCCAAAAGTAGGGCTTTTTTCAAGCATCCATACTCTTGGAGACATAAAAGTACTGCCTTACTACTCAAATATAAACTGGAACTAAAGTCAAAGAATGAATTACCTTGAAACACCTGTCAGAGCCGTGATCTGCAGCACCACCAGAAGAATCTCCTCTGCCTACAATAATCTCTGGAGGCattggaaattttaaaattaaaactatcgTGTTTTCTTTTCCTACTTTTCACTCAAAATGTACGAGATCAAATCTCTAGCCATTATAATAGCGAGTAACTTTAACGTTTTATTCATAGATTATTTATGAGCACCATGTATTTAGTTAGTGTTGGCCATAGGGAAATACTCGTGGTGGTGACTAGGCTCCAAGAGGAGTTTCCTACAAGCCCACCACAAGTAAAGCACTGGCCAGTAGACATAGTGATCAGATGGCTCAAGAATATTGTTTACACCTGTGGGGATTAAGAGCAGACTATCTGAAGTAACAGCATAGCCCAACGCTTCTCCAACCACACGGCCAACGcatgtatttttttctattatgcTATATATGTACCAAACATGAATCAAATAGAGCTCCTTATATGACTTACTATCATAAGACATACCTGATGTTTCAGAAGAACAGTTGGTCAGTTTCTCAGGAACGGACTGAATGGTGCACACTGTTGAAACACTTTCTGATCTATACAAATCTTTTGCCCTTGTGACAGCCAAATCAGTctgaagagagaaaaactaGTCAGGTATAATTTCAAGGTCACTTAATCGAAAGTAAGAAAGCAGCTAGtagaacaaaatacaaaataaacagTCGATGCCTTTAAATGCATTGTGTAAAAGAAGATTCAGCATTATCAATAGGAATAGAAACAGCATACCTTGTAAGCGTTAAAGGATTTGGAGATAATGCTCTCAAATACATCTGGATGCAATTCAAAATACTCCGTTAAGTACTCCTGGACTGATTGGTCAACAATTTCTCTGACATATGGATTTCCTAATCTCGTCTTGCAGATATTAGgagacaaaataatattagtaaGAACAATTAATAGAAGAAAGTGGAAAAGTATCATTGCCAAATATGAGAATTAACAATCACTATAATCTTGTCTACCTGTGTTTGACCTTCAAACTCAGGTCTTGGAACAATGACTGAGACAATGCAAGTTAGTCCTTCAATAGCATGATCCTCGCTCAAGATAATGTCCTTGTCCTgaacaaaatcaacaacaatAGATCTCACCACCAGTTGTACAAAACATCAGAAATGCCTTCATCACACTGAAAATAGTGATGTTGACTAGTCATATACCTCAACAAGCTTCGACTTGTTCAAAAGGCTGTTAAAAGTTCTAGTTATTGACGCTTTCACACCATCTATATGTGTCCCACCATCAATGGTGCGGATGCTATTGGCATATCCCAACATTATGGCTGAATACCCATCTACGCACCTAgtacaacaacaagaacaataaaaacTAGGATCAGATCAATAGGATCTTGTTCAAAGTAACTACACAACATCAGCATACAATAGTACAAAAAAAGGAACATACCATTGAAATGCAATGTCCACGGTGGTACCATTGACCTCTTTTCTGAAGCCCATCACATCGTGAAGCGGTGTCTGAAGAGGGGTGCAGTCAGTTCATTtagtatttttacaaaataacagAATTTAAAAGTTATGTGAGGCAAAACTCTCACCTTATCAGAATTAATCCAAGTAATGAATTCACTTAAGCTATCAGCATATATACATTCTTTATTAGGATCGTTATCCTCCATTTCCAAAGAAACCATAACCTGCACACACTATAAAGTATAAAGCCACTTAGGAAAAAAAAGGCAATCTTTGTCCCattccaaaaaaacaataatcacAAAGACTAAGGTTTTGCTGGAAACTTACCAGTTTAATACCTTGTAGTGATACCCTTTTTACAGTTCCACAGTACATTGCTGAAATTTACGAAACAGATGTTTGTTCCTGACAGGAAGAAGTAGTAGAATTGAGTTGAGACatgaacacaaaacaaaaccattctATTTTCACTAACACTGGGGACAAAACAAAATGCAATGCaagaacaaaccctaaaaacaaattctagtttctcaagaaacaaagatcttgTAGCCAGAGAACATCAACCAGAGAAAGTTTCCTACTATTATGCAATTGGCCAAAATCAGGTTTCTCAATCAAAAACCAACAAACCCCAAATCAAtactaaatttcaaaaaaaaaaaaaaaaaaaaaaaacgagagagtGATTTAGACGAAACTAATAATAGAGGAAACAAAATTACATGAAGCCAAGAGATGTCATCCTCATCTTTCAACTTAATCGAATCCGATATTTACGCGATAAAATCTCGGAATCGTAGAGATAAAGATAGAATTTttagtatacaaaaaaaaaaaaaaaaaaaaNaaaaaaaaaaaaaaaaaaaaaaaagcttacttAAGAAGAAATCATGAGAGCGAATTAAatggagagggagagagagagagagaacattTCCCAGAAAACAAATTAGTTCAGTTAATTTATACGGAGAAGAAACGTCGAATAAAACCCCAGAAACGCCGAAAcgataacccaaaaaaaaaaaaaaaaaaaaactttacaattttcaaaaaaagatataaattagattcaaaacaattagttTTCTGGTAGTAAAAGTTGTTTGATTTGAGAGGAATATTCATCATATacaatttcaactttttttagtCAAGCGTTACAACTCTTCAGTCTCtaaatttatctatatatataaagaaataatttgaatttgttttgattattagAACCGTGAATTTCTTAGAGAATATCCTATATGTTTATCtaatttagaaagaaagaaaaaagatttatcgataattatatatttctataaaatGTTATTCTATTTAATGCTTaattgtcaatttttttatgtgatattttactaaacaaaaaagagtaaaaaaaaaatcaacaaatttttactacttatggaagaagaaagaataattgaaaaaggaaaaacatatcaaaaataaaaggaaaagaatcctaaaaaatattctcaaaacTAAGAAAATCAGGTGATAACTAGGTCAAAAATTTGAAGAAATCAAAGTTCtaaaaatttgaagaaatcAGAGTTCTAAGAATTTGAAAAAATCATGGTTCTAAGAATTTGAAGAAATCAGAGTTGAAGAAACGAGAGTTCTACGAATTTGAAGAAATCATAGTTAAAGAAACGAGGATTCTAAGAATTTGAATAAATTAGAGTTctacaaatttgaaaaaattagagtTCTACAAATTGGAAGAAATAAGAGTTCAGCGAATTGGAAGAAATAAGAGTTCTATGAAAATTAAAGAGTGATGTTATAGATGGGAAAGTAAAAAAACCATGATGGTATAAagaatcaaaaaattatataaacgaTGATCAATCCTAGCCAATCTTTACTATGCGGGATAAGGCGATGGGATCAACCGCAGAGGTGGTACCATAACCTCTTGATGACAGATAGATGTTAATAAACTTTGAAATATAGTCAGATTTTTAAGAAGTTTGGACATACCTTATGATCTTGGGGTAGAATCAAGAATTATGGGGTCTAGAGTCTATGATGCTTTGATAGCTAGGATTGAGAAGTACATGGGGGCATATTTATAGTGAAATTGAATATGTTAAAATCCTAGATACACCCtgactgattttttttagttaggtCTGTTAATGTTATTATAAAACTATTGATTTGTTGTGGGCTTGTATGTAAAGCCCACAAGTTGACATATGGAAAGTTTTGTTCTACGGAAATTTGGTATTTACggagattatatatagaaatttaaaatattttagaatattctaaaaagtaaattaacaaaaaaattttgaaaaaataaactattctataaaagaatattctaacaatattttattatttcaataaattgatttttgtataattgGTTTGAtgtcaatatataaatatatatatatatatatatacatataagtggtttttcataaatataatatagtatgtGGATCTACTTTCGAAAACCCTCCAACAAAATCCTAAATGGATCAATATGAGAGGTCCGTTTTGTTATTATAGGCTTAAAGCTCGAAGGCCTACTAAGCCCGTGGCCTGTCTAATAAGCTACGAGATTAACGCACAAGTCACAAGATTCGCAAGTTGCTGCGACTCATACTGATTTGTTTAACGAGAGGTTAATTCATTGCGGACAAACAGATTATGTAAATAGGATAACTAGACCTGGCTTAAACAGGCCTTAAAATCTCAAATGGTTTCTCGTAAGCAAATCAAATTTGGAAGATAAATTGGTGGCTTGGTGGTTGGTGCAGATACAAGTCCACTATGTTGTCAAGAaacttggagaagaaagaaaccataTACTCCATCTAAGCGGAAGGTGAAAGATCGATAAAAGAAACTTGGAGAAGATTTTCAATAGATGTCTAGTTATCGTGCCAAAAATAACGTACATGACTATTGCCAAGTTAGTGGGAGATAAagttagatcaagattttgctTAGGGGAGTTGTCTCTAAAGGCCAAGAGGACATATGGTGGTAGTCTACGAAACGGTTGTCAGTTAAGTATTACATGTTGTTGATAGAAGCAATCATAAAGTAGCATGATCGAAATCAAAATCGCTTGTATTAGCTTTATAAGGAAATTCCAACGATGCAAATAACAATTATTGATGTGTTTGGGAAAATAAATGATTAGTGCTCTTTTGcctaacttgtttttttttttttttcattgtatcAAAAGATTCGATACAGAAAATGTTATGATCAGACTTCTAAGAAAATATGTTGAGAGATATacagtttaaacaaaaacaattcaaaaatcaaTCTTcataaagatatataaacatatacagtcactacaacaaatatgcacattgttaaccagagaaaaaCGCTATCATAGGTCTTTGATAGCGTTTTCATGAGCGCTGTTTTAGGGCACTGTTATTATATGTACCCCATATACAATAGCACTTATTACGTAtgctatgttataaaaatataacatagctttaagaaattgctatattatcaagatcataattttgaaaaaatttatacaacatttgttttttcgtgctatgttatagttttatagcatagctctaataaactgctgtattatcaagattataattttgcaaaaatttatacaatatttaatttttcgtgctatgttatacatatctaatatagctgttgcgaaatgctgttttatcttgtttactgtgctatggtatattcttttatcataacgtttacctgtacttttatagcattttctgatatgtgattatagcacacataacctgttttataaaatctcataaaatctgattaataaacgtctcagatccaaaatacataacaaaagtctcaagaacatcagtttaccatcaaagtctcaagaacatccaaaataaacaagcaatctcaagtacttaacattacacaataaaaccatcagtttaagacataatgaccttgttctctggccaagcaatgcaggagctaagtgcatcttcaataatctctatttcatcggatggcctccaaacttttacatttttcaccttcacaacatctatccacactttaactgcattagaacccaagcgagtaaagtgaaccttatgttctggatcatttgttccccatcgtccttcagccacaaccctattcttttcagttaaatccatcaacttgcacttcttattctccttggaaataactttattaatgcgctgccatgtttacaatataaaccatcagtcatcatataattaacaaaaacaacttcataacatatgaaaacacttactggagacttcctgagaggagactgtgatggtaaagtattctttattggtgatattggacccgttgcatcatcaacaggagactcagaaccagatgcagacttagaagacatagatgcagatttggcctgcgatgcagcctttgaagctgttgctgaagttttggactctgtagcagacttagaagctgtggctgcagacttggcctttgatgcagacaaagaagcatgtgatgtagcattctgaccagttggagttgagggattttcaaaatcaaccttaCTCAGGGGCCAAGATACGTAAGCCATCAAACAGTCCTCAAGAAATGACATTTCAGCTGTAGGTCTCCATAGTGATGTATCAGGCTGCTTTACTGAATCCACAAATACTTTAACTGCTTTTGGTCCAAGAGGAATTCCGTTAACCAACGCACTTGGTTCTTGTGTCTCCCAACGCCCCTCAGCAACAATGACGTCACCCTTAGACAAATCCAatagtttacatttgtttccttgtataccctgttaaacacaatcagtaaacaaatccaatataattaattagcattataGACAGGGGTAATACATTGCTAACACATtgctagaaattataaataccataggggcaatgtcttccatttggatgttgttgtctACCAGTCTACACTTATCAGTTGGCCATGCGATTATATGtccaacagcttctttcatatgaaagatcttttgtGCAGGTCTCCATAGAAATGCATCTGGTTTATATGCAGCTTCAACTAACACTTTGAGATCATAAGGGCCAAGACGACAGTCATTCACTATGTCATccggatcagaagaaagaatccgaccctcaccaacattttcatcaatgtcagaccaatcaacaaacacacacttaggatgtgctcttttgtttacactctgcaacaatttcatgagcaactaagaatcataaacgacactaagaagaatcacttagctgatatgaaaagaagtaagaatatgttactcttgcagctgagttttcatccatttcagcttctggtctctgtaacataaacaaaaataacatcaatttatattacTCTAACTGGCTGATGAATAGTAGAGAACTCTTAAGTATCTAACCTGATTCTTGATTCTGCCAAGTTCACTTTCCAAGGCATTGAcctgttttactaattttacttgCCGCTCTTCCATTTCAGCCATACACTTGCTCTGCATTTGTAAACAAGCTAATTTGGTCTTACTCATGCCTCTACCCATTGCCCTCAGCCTACCAGAATTGTCAGGTCCTAAAAGCTTGGCGAGGTGATCTTCATctggatttgttaaaaatgctggAGCATCACTTNTACTGGATGTCGAAGTTTTCCATCAGTGCTCTTGTTAGTGTAATGCCACCGTAAGTCCTTAGCCATGTCCTCTGATCTGAACATTCTCTTCAGCCTTGGTATAAttggaaaatatcttaataCTTTCTGTGGGACACCTTTCTTTACCTCATTAGTCCGCTTATTAGTCTTCCACCGTGAAGCATTACATTTGGGACATTTATCAagcttctttaacttctttctgAAGAGGCAGCAATCATTAACACATGCGTCGATCTTTTCATATCCCATATGAAAgctctttaaaaatttcttgacaTCATACAATGATGTGTGAAAGACATTACCATCTGGCAACATGCTTGGCAATGTCTGAAGCAGTTCATTGAAGCTCTTATCCGACCAGCCATTATGTGTCTTAATCCTAAACAAAGTCACAATAGCCGATAACTTGCTGTGGTTTGAACAGCTAGGGTATAGTGGGGTTTCAGCATCCCGGATCTTTGCAAGGAACTCATCCTCTTGTTGGTCCTCACCCTCTGCAATCTCACTTAAGTCGCCCACAGGTTGGTCAGCTAAGTCACCTCTAAAAGCCAACTCTTGATCAAAAAATTCAGCAgctttatataactcaaaaacttccTCATTCCACTGAGTTGGTTTACTTTGAAATTCATCTACTGACTTCACatctccatgatgataccaatcacTATGCACCTTGTATGCCTCATCCATCCCTCTTATTACAAGATGCTCAACCACAACACTGTTTAACTGTCGTACTACATTACGACAGTCTTTACAAGGACATATTATCATTTCTATGTCACCTAAAGCCGCAGACACATCCCTTACAAATTTCCAAGCTCCACTTTTATAACCAGGATCAGCTCTTCAAtggataattaaagaaaaaaatcataactaaaagaacatcttaaagtatccaaacccaaaataaaacctaattatgaaatataattccTTACCTGCATAGATGcacccatgccttgtccaacattatatgttataatataaattttaacctttatagataaaatagagATACATATTATACAAAGCTCACATTAAGCAACAATTCAGACAATACTGCACTACTTCAGACACATACAGATGCTCTTAAACCAATATCTAACTGTGTAAAATCTCACTAATCTAATCACTATTTATACGAATCAGACtcaaaggacaaaacatagcaatcaCCAATATTCgtgtgtaataataatgtttaactatTGGTTGAGTGATACTAACCTGTTGTGTGAGTAcagagaaatgagaagcttcAGTTCCCCAACATTTCAAtcaccaacacttgggaaaaaaaaaaaatcgttcagTTTATGAAGGCGCAAAtactcaaatccaaaagctatttttgagtcaaatctgtaaataatcgaaccctaacaaaacagatgGATTCGAAACTCCACATTctcaaaatctgtaaataatcgaaccctaaaaaacagataacgaaataaatctagataaatcgaaccctaacaaaacagataacTAAATCTGACCCTTATCGAAATCAAAAGCTGTTTGAAATCACAAATAATCGAAACAAATAACGAaattagga is from Camelina sativa cultivar DH55 chromosome 20, Cs, whole genome shotgun sequence and encodes:
- the LOC104772116 gene encoding uncharacterized protein LOC104772116, with amino-acid sequence MIICPCKDCRNVVRQLNSVVVEHLVIRGMDEAYKVHSDWYHHGDVKSVDEFQSKPTQWNEEVFELYKAAEFFDQELAFRGDLADQPVGDLSEIAEGEDQQEDEFLAKIRDAETPLYPSCSNHSKLSAIVTLFRIKTHNGWSDKSFNELLQTLPSMLPDGNVFHTSLYDVKKFLKSFHMGYEKIDACVNDCCLFRKKLKKLDKCPKCNASRWKTNKRTNEVKKGVPQKVLRYFPIIPRLKRMFRSEDMAKDLRWHYT
- the LOC104768601 gene encoding uncharacterized protein LOC104768601 isoform X3: MYCGTVKRVSLQGIKLCVQVMVSLEMEDNDPNKECIYADSLSEFITWINSDKTPLHDVMGFRKEVNGTTVDIAFQWCVDGYSAIMLGYANSIRTIDGGTHIDGVKASITRTFNSLLNKSKLVEDKDIILSEDHAIEGLTCIVSVIVPRPEFEGQTQTRLGNPYVREIVDQSVQEYLTEYFELHPDVFESIISKSFNAYKTDLAVTRAKDLYRSESVSTVCTIQSVPEKLTNCSSETSGRGDSSGGAADHGSDRCFKNKRTREQRWSDDAVSTAPGDSSEDSSFSNFEKTSKKPKSSVHSSHLPVSSRQSADDSNPPNPKDVSKKTSKDVTQGSNKIRPVIPVQSSHVRVSSRQSAGDSNPPNPKDVSKKTPKDVTHGSNKVRPVIPVQSSHRRVSSRPSADDSNPPNPKDVSKKTPTHGSNKTRPVIPIGPGFQSSQQSAGDSNPPNPKGVSKKTPKDVTQGSKTRPVIPIGPRFQAEIPVWVAPTKKGKFYGSPGDSDTLRWLGTGVWPTYSLKKTVHYKKVGEGRPDSCSCTNPMTISCIKRHTKEARELLKKEINRAFDTWKFDEMGEEAGSWTAKEEQRFDALLKKNPLSSSDGFWEFAYNAFPKKSEKDLINYYYNVFLIKRMRLHANSSAAHHIDSDDDQYDDFLAG
- the LOC104768601 gene encoding uncharacterized protein LOC104768601 isoform X2; amino-acid sequence: MYCGTVKRVSLQGIKLVMVSLEMEDNDPNKECIYADSLSEFITWINSDKTPLHDVMGFRKEVNGTTVDIAFQWCVDGYSAIMLGYANSIRTIDGGTHIDGVKASITRTFNSLLNKSKLVEDKDIILSEDHAIEGLTCIVSVIVPRPEFEGQTQTRLGNPYVREIVDQSVQEYLTEYFELHPDVFESIISKSFNAYKTDLAVTRAKDLYRSESVSTVCTIQSVPEKLTNCSSETSEIIVGRGDSSGGAADHGSDRCFKNKRTREQRWSDDAVSTAPGDSSEDSSFSNFEKTSKKPKSSVHSSHLPVSSRQSADDSNPPNPKDVSKKTSKDVTQGSNKIRPVIPVQSSHVRVSSRQSAGDSNPPNPKDVSKKTPKDVTHGSNKVRPVIPVQSSHRRVSSRPSADDSNPPNPKDVSKKTPTHGSNKTRPVIPIGPGFQSSQQSAGDSNPPNPKGVSKKTPKDVTQGSKTRPVIPIGPRFQAEIPVWVAPTKKGKFYGSPGDSDTLRWLGTGVWPTYSLKKTVHYKKVGEGRPDSCSCTNPMTISCIKRHTKEARELLKKEINRAFDTWKFDEMGEEAGSWTAKEEQRFDALLKKNPLSSSDGFWEFAYNAFPKKSEKDLINYYYNVFLIKRMRLHANSSAAHHIDSDDDQYDDFLAG
- the LOC104768601 gene encoding uncharacterized protein LOC104768601 isoform X1; the encoded protein is MYCGTVKRVSLQGIKLCVQVMVSLEMEDNDPNKECIYADSLSEFITWINSDKTPLHDVMGFRKEVNGTTVDIAFQWCVDGYSAIMLGYANSIRTIDGGTHIDGVKASITRTFNSLLNKSKLVEDKDIILSEDHAIEGLTCIVSVIVPRPEFEGQTQTRLGNPYVREIVDQSVQEYLTEYFELHPDVFESIISKSFNAYKTDLAVTRAKDLYRSESVSTVCTIQSVPEKLTNCSSETSEIIVGRGDSSGGAADHGSDRCFKNKRTREQRWSDDAVSTAPGDSSEDSSFSNFEKTSKKPKSSVHSSHLPVSSRQSADDSNPPNPKDVSKKTSKDVTQGSNKIRPVIPVQSSHVRVSSRQSAGDSNPPNPKDVSKKTPKDVTHGSNKVRPVIPVQSSHRRVSSRPSADDSNPPNPKDVSKKTPTHGSNKTRPVIPIGPGFQSSQQSAGDSNPPNPKGVSKKTPKDVTQGSKTRPVIPIGPRFQAEIPVWVAPTKKGKFYGSPGDSDTLRWLGTGVWPTYSLKKTVHYKKVGEGRPDSCSCTNPMTISCIKRHTKEARELLKKEINRAFDTWKFDEMGEEAGSWTAKEEQRFDALLKKNPLSSSDGFWEFAYNAFPKKSEKDLINYYYNVFLIKRMRLHANSSAAHHIDSDDDQYDDFLAG